A genomic stretch from Mycobacterium malmoense includes:
- a CDS encoding twin-arginine translocation pathway signal, translating to MTVDESPREPTRHRRTGAIRRWTRRCAARWRPILLTLLLIAATGYAAGYFYFAYRPDLQTDDAAAHQVVKAASDGTVALLSYSPETLDRDFANAKSRLTEDYLAYYQRFADQIVGPSAQRGQVTTTATVVKAAVSEMHPNSAVVLVFIKQKTASKEKPQPVVTSSSLRVALTKVNGSWLIEKFDVV from the coding sequence GTGACGGTCGACGAATCACCCCGGGAGCCGACGCGTCACCGCCGAACCGGCGCGATCCGGCGCTGGACGCGTCGTTGCGCGGCGAGGTGGCGTCCAATCCTGTTGACACTTCTGCTTATTGCCGCGACCGGTTATGCGGCCGGCTATTTCTATTTCGCCTACCGTCCGGATCTGCAGACCGACGACGCCGCGGCACACCAGGTCGTCAAGGCGGCCAGCGATGGCACGGTGGCGCTGCTGTCCTACTCGCCGGAAACCCTTGACCGCGACTTCGCCAACGCCAAGTCCCGGCTTACCGAGGACTACCTGGCCTACTACCAGCGCTTCGCGGACCAGATCGTGGGGCCGTCGGCTCAGCGCGGCCAGGTCACGACGACCGCCACTGTGGTCAAGGCCGCCGTGTCGGAGATGCACCCGAATTCGGCTGTCGTGCTTGTTTTCATAAAGCAGAAGACGGCAAGCAAGGAAAAGCCACAACCGGTGGTGACATCGAGCAGTCTTCGGGTAGCGCTGACAAAGGTCAACGGGTCATGGCTTATCGAAAAATTCGATGTCGTGTGA
- a CDS encoding STAS/SEC14 domain-containing protein, producing MIEVLPDVPQGVIGIRVSGRLRGEDLREVKPTLEKLLKSGEIRIVEVIASDYEGFGPGGLVEDLKLGFGALFQHHSAFKRIAIVSDKEWVAHTLHALAWMIPGELAFFGLNELERAKEWAAG from the coding sequence ATGATCGAAGTACTGCCGGACGTGCCGCAGGGAGTGATCGGCATCCGCGTGTCGGGCCGGCTGCGCGGTGAGGACCTGCGCGAGGTCAAGCCGACCCTGGAAAAGCTGCTGAAGAGCGGCGAGATCAGGATCGTGGAGGTCATCGCGTCCGATTACGAGGGCTTCGGGCCCGGCGGGTTGGTCGAAGACCTGAAACTGGGCTTCGGCGCTCTCTTCCAGCATCATTCGGCCTTCAAGCGGATCGCGATAGTGTCCGACAAGGAATGGGTCGCCCATACGCTGCATGCCCTGGCGTGGATGATCCCCGGCGAACTCGCCTTCTTCGGCCTCAACGAGCTTGAGCGCGCCAAAGAATGGGCCGCCGGCTAA
- a CDS encoding MCE family protein, whose amino-acid sequence MTTRAAIRRVLGIGCSIMLATTGCSFNGLNSLPLPGAVGRGPGATVYHVELANVVTMEANSPVMIDDVIVGSISNMKVRGWHADVEISVRPGVVIPANAVASVGQTSLLGSMHLELNPPLGQPPIGHLQPGATIPLNRSSTYPSTEQTLSSLSVILNAGGLGQIGDVIHNFNAALSGHASDARDLLERLDRFVGTLDRERDNLVASIRALDRLSATFAGQRDVITQALHKIPPALDVLIKERPRLTEALEKLGTFSGTATKLVNDAGSDLVRNLKNLEPALGALADVGPNLDAALAEAPLFPFTQSIVDRYIRGDYMNGYFIIDLTNAGLRKSILRGTHWERLGAEGVPAPGDPEYLQFRYGAPPGAPGALSKPGPVGEPAPFGPPPPWGRPGPPPAEAPAAPPPVPPIVAGLTMLGPDAQKAPSPVPGQAPPPADQGAPVPGATPTPEPSTDGGR is encoded by the coding sequence ATGACCACTCGAGCTGCGATACGGCGAGTGCTTGGCATCGGCTGCAGCATCATGCTCGCCACGACCGGCTGTAGCTTCAACGGCCTGAACTCGTTGCCGCTGCCGGGCGCGGTGGGACGCGGTCCGGGCGCCACCGTCTACCATGTCGAGCTCGCCAATGTCGTTACGATGGAAGCGAATTCGCCGGTGATGATCGACGATGTCATCGTCGGCAGCATCAGCAACATGAAGGTGCGGGGATGGCATGCCGACGTGGAAATCTCGGTGCGGCCCGGTGTGGTGATCCCCGCCAACGCGGTGGCCAGCGTCGGCCAGACCAGCCTGCTGGGATCCATGCACCTGGAACTGAATCCCCCACTGGGCCAACCGCCGATCGGACACCTGCAACCGGGCGCCACGATCCCGCTGAACCGGTCGTCGACTTATCCATCGACCGAGCAGACACTGTCGTCGCTGTCCGTGATCCTCAACGCCGGCGGGTTGGGACAGATCGGGGACGTCATCCACAACTTCAATGCCGCCCTGTCCGGCCACGCGAGCGACGCTCGCGATCTGCTGGAGCGCCTCGACAGGTTCGTGGGCACGCTGGATCGGGAACGCGACAACCTCGTCGCGTCCATCCGGGCGCTGGACCGGCTTTCCGCCACGTTCGCCGGACAACGCGACGTGATCACCCAAGCGCTGCACAAGATTCCGCCAGCCCTGGACGTGCTCATCAAGGAGCGGCCGCGGCTGACGGAGGCTCTCGAAAAACTGGGGACGTTCAGCGGCACCGCCACCAAACTCGTCAACGACGCGGGATCTGACTTGGTCAGAAACCTCAAGAATCTCGAACCGGCACTCGGCGCGCTCGCCGACGTCGGGCCGAACCTCGACGCCGCACTGGCGGAGGCGCCGTTATTCCCGTTCACCCAGAGCATCGTCGACCGGTACATCCGGGGCGACTACATGAACGGGTATTTCATCATCGACCTGACGAATGCCGGGCTGCGCAAGAGCATCCTGCGGGGTACCCACTGGGAACGGCTGGGCGCGGAGGGCGTGCCGGCGCCAGGGGATCCAGAATATCTGCAATTCAGATACGGTGCGCCGCCCGGGGCACCCGGGGCACTGAGCAAGCCCGGACCAGTTGGGGAACCGGCGCCGTTCGGGCCGCCGCCACCGTGGGGACGGCCGGGACCACCACCAGCCGAGGCGCCAGCGGCGCCACCGCCGGTCCCGCCGATAGTCGCCGGCCTGACAATGCTCGGCCCAGACGCGCAGAAGGCGCCCTCACCGGTCCCCGGTCAGGCGCCACCGCCGGCCGACCAGGGTGCCCCGGTACCGGGCGCGACACCGACCCCGGAGCCGTCCACGGACGGGGGGCGGTAG
- a CDS encoding cytochrome C oxidase subunit IV family protein, which translates to MGFNKRLLVVWVVLASLTLAYLWIDHSAEDRAGALSPSAVVTSSVIVIALIKVRIIFREFMEVRQAPALLCRLTDAWVILIGASLLATYFIGTQIR; encoded by the coding sequence ATCGGATTCAACAAAAGGCTGCTGGTCGTGTGGGTCGTGCTGGCGTCATTGACGCTGGCCTACCTCTGGATAGATCACTCCGCCGAAGATCGGGCCGGCGCGCTCAGCCCCAGCGCGGTGGTCACGTCCAGCGTGATCGTGATCGCACTCATCAAGGTGCGCATCATCTTTCGGGAGTTCATGGAAGTCAGGCAGGCCCCCGCCTTGCTGTGCCGGCTGACCGACGCCTGGGTCATCCTCATCGGCGCGAGCCTGCTCGCCACCTACTTCATCGGAACGCAGATCCGATAG
- a CDS encoding MCE family protein: MNKYRGAGLIRAGFIGAVLVALVIAVGLNPEQLIQRATTVRYQALFSDAGGLATGNDVTVSGIKVGSVTGMSLQRGDVLVTFTAKGDVLLGSASTAHIKTGSLLGQRVLTVDSAGSGTLRPMSVIPVSRTSSPYSLSEAVGDLTTDIAGTNTEALNRSLDTLSATLNQVAPQLGPAFDGITRLSQTLNARNQTLGQLLKGAADVTGILSQRSQQLNTLILNANDLLSMLVARRQAIVRLLASTSAVAKQLSGLVHDNEAKLAPSLEKLNSVTAMLEKNRDNIAKALPGLAKYELTQGETVSSGFYYNPFIPNLFQLEFFQWLFDYSFGFRAYGAPGQPPDTAGPRAFFPFPFNMDPGGRP; encoded by the coding sequence ATGAATAAGTACCGTGGGGCGGGCCTCATTCGCGCCGGATTCATCGGCGCCGTGCTGGTGGCGCTGGTCATCGCGGTCGGGCTGAATCCCGAACAGCTGATACAGCGAGCGACCACGGTCCGCTACCAGGCGCTGTTCTCCGATGCCGGCGGCCTGGCAACCGGCAACGACGTGACGGTGTCGGGAATCAAGGTCGGCAGCGTGACGGGCATGTCGCTGCAGCGCGGCGATGTTCTGGTGACATTCACCGCCAAGGGCGACGTTCTGCTCGGGTCGGCCAGCACCGCACACATCAAAACCGGCTCGCTGTTGGGTCAGCGGGTGCTCACCGTCGACTCCGCGGGCAGCGGCACATTGCGTCCGATGTCCGTCATCCCGGTGTCGCGCACCTCCTCGCCCTATTCGCTGTCCGAGGCCGTCGGTGACCTGACGACCGACATCGCGGGAACCAACACCGAAGCGCTCAACCGGTCCCTCGACACGCTGTCGGCGACGCTGAATCAGGTTGCGCCGCAACTGGGGCCGGCGTTCGATGGGATCACCCGGCTTTCCCAGACGCTGAATGCCCGCAACCAGACACTCGGGCAGCTGCTCAAGGGTGCCGCCGATGTCACCGGCATCCTTTCGCAACGCAGCCAGCAACTCAACACGTTGATCCTCAACGCCAACGACCTGTTGTCCATGCTGGTGGCGCGGCGGCAGGCGATCGTGCGGCTGCTGGCCAGCACGTCCGCGGTGGCCAAGCAGCTGTCGGGTCTGGTGCATGACAACGAGGCGAAGCTGGCACCGTCGCTGGAGAAGCTGAACTCGGTGACGGCGATGCTGGAAAAAAACCGCGACAACATAGCGAAGGCCTTGCCCGGACTGGCGAAATATGAGCTGACGCAGGGTGAGACGGTGTCCAGTGGGTTCTACTACAACCCGTTCATCCCGAACCTGTTCCAGTTGGAATTTTTCCAATGGTTGTTCGACTACTCCTTCGGGTTCCGCGCCTACGGCGCCCCCGGTCAACCACCGGACACCGCCGGGCCGCGGGCATTCTTCCCGTTCCCGTTCAACATGGATCCGGGCGGCCGGCCATGA
- a CDS encoding MCE family protein → MTERLGPGPIHRSETTSAAAPVAASPGRHFGAQSYVRPLAGLATIIVVAAIVAVAVGLFRGDFTTSVPVTVVSPRAGLVMNPDAKVKMRGVEVGKVSSIDVRPNGEAVLHLAMQPAQMHLIPANVLVDIASATAFGAKFVELIPPAEPSPKPLSANQVLEGKHVTVEINTVFQQLTSLLAKIDPAKLNETLGAIASAVNGRGHKIGQMISDLDSFLATQEPSLPALSRDLEVLPTVSNAYADAAPDLLATTDNAIRISKSIVDEQRNLDAFLISSIGLADMGNDVVGGNRKALTDVLHLLAPTTDLLNEYHKALWCGIAGDLGNVTAPDLPEPMVKVTVYLGFGTERYRYPSNLPKVAATGGPQCQDLPVVPFDVAPPFVVADVGSNPMEYGNPQLLINSDGLKQLLYGPIDGPPRNSFQVGQPG, encoded by the coding sequence GTGACGGAGCGCCTCGGGCCCGGCCCCATTCACCGTTCCGAAACCACAAGCGCCGCGGCGCCCGTCGCGGCCTCACCGGGCCGCCACTTCGGGGCGCAATCGTACGTCCGGCCGCTGGCGGGGTTGGCGACCATCATCGTGGTCGCCGCGATCGTCGCCGTCGCGGTGGGCCTGTTCCGGGGCGACTTCACGACGAGCGTGCCGGTGACCGTGGTCTCGCCGCGCGCCGGCCTGGTGATGAACCCGGACGCCAAGGTGAAGATGCGCGGCGTGGAGGTGGGCAAGGTCTCCTCGATCGACGTGCGGCCGAACGGCGAAGCCGTGCTGCATCTGGCGATGCAACCGGCGCAGATGCATCTCATTCCGGCCAATGTGCTCGTCGACATCGCGTCGGCGACGGCCTTCGGCGCCAAGTTCGTCGAGCTGATCCCGCCCGCCGAGCCGTCGCCAAAGCCGTTGAGCGCCAATCAGGTGCTCGAGGGCAAACACGTCACCGTCGAAATCAACACGGTATTCCAACAACTCACGTCGCTACTGGCGAAGATCGATCCCGCCAAACTCAACGAAACCCTCGGCGCGATAGCGTCGGCGGTAAACGGCCGCGGCCACAAGATCGGCCAGATGATATCCGATCTCGATTCGTTTCTGGCCACCCAGGAACCCAGCCTTCCCGCGCTGAGCCGCGACCTCGAAGTCCTGCCCACGGTGAGCAACGCCTATGCCGACGCAGCGCCGGATCTTCTCGCCACCACCGACAACGCGATCAGGATCAGCAAGTCGATCGTTGACGAGCAACGGAATCTGGATGCGTTCTTGATCAGCTCTATTGGCTTGGCGGACATGGGAAATGACGTTGTGGGCGGCAACAGGAAGGCGCTGACCGACGTCCTGCACCTGTTGGCGCCGACCACCGACCTGCTCAACGAATACCACAAGGCGCTGTGGTGCGGCATAGCCGGGGACCTGGGGAATGTGACGGCGCCGGACCTACCCGAACCGATGGTCAAGGTGACGGTCTACCTCGGCTTCGGAACCGAACGTTACCGCTACCCAAGCAACTTGCCCAAGGTGGCCGCGACCGGGGGTCCGCAGTGCCAGGACCTGCCCGTGGTGCCCTTCGACGTTGCGCCGCCGTTCGTGGTGGCCGACGTCGGCTCCAATCCCATGGAATACGGCAACCCGCAATTGCTGATCAACTCCGACGGGCTCAAGCAGCTGCTGTACGGGCCGATCGACGGGCCGCCGCGCAACTCCTTCCAGGTGGGACAGCCCGGATGA
- a CDS encoding MCE family protein codes for MMRLEAIPRNKLKGGLAIVLAGLIVVGTGIAIRNTFFRPTTIIAYFPTATAIYPGDDIRVSGMKVGTIASIRPQGTQAKLVMHVDRNVRIPADAKAVIVAQNLVAARYVQLTPAYRSSGPAMRDGAVIPVDRTAVPVEWDQVKDQLMRLATELGPNSKVSTPSVARFIDSAANALGDGNGEKLRQTLAQLSGFGRILANGSGNIVDIVKNLQNFVGALRDSNVQIVQFDNRLATLTSVLDDNKSDLDAALTDLASAVGEVQRFIEGSRDQTAEQITRLADLTQVLVDNQMALKNVLHVAPNALANAYNDYDPDVGNIRGGVGIQNFTNPTFAWCSQIGAIENATAVETGKLCGLYLSPALKVFNPNFLFNFNYLPIPVNPLLSPAFDPKNVVYTEQRLAPGGEGPKPTPPELPPAVSAYTGLPGDTPPAPPPPPPPARIPGAAMPEPPPPSVPPEPPAEPPPGPANVSDMLLPGGGPQP; via the coding sequence ATGATGCGGCTCGAGGCGATTCCGCGCAACAAGCTCAAGGGCGGGCTGGCGATCGTGTTGGCCGGGCTCATCGTTGTGGGCACGGGGATTGCCATCCGCAACACCTTCTTTCGCCCGACGACGATCATCGCCTACTTCCCGACCGCCACCGCGATCTACCCGGGCGACGATATCCGGGTGTCCGGGATGAAGGTGGGCACCATCGCATCCATCCGGCCGCAGGGCACCCAGGCGAAGCTGGTGATGCACGTCGATCGCAACGTGCGCATTCCCGCGGACGCGAAAGCGGTGATCGTCGCCCAGAACCTGGTGGCGGCACGCTACGTCCAGCTCACCCCGGCCTACCGGTCGAGCGGTCCCGCCATGCGTGACGGCGCGGTGATACCGGTCGACCGGACGGCGGTGCCCGTCGAATGGGACCAGGTGAAGGACCAATTAATGCGTCTGGCAACCGAGTTGGGCCCCAACAGCAAGGTGTCGACCCCATCGGTGGCGCGGTTCATCGACAGCGCCGCTAACGCGCTGGGCGACGGCAACGGTGAGAAGCTGCGGCAGACGCTGGCCCAGCTGTCCGGGTTCGGGCGGATCCTGGCCAACGGCAGCGGCAACATCGTCGACATCGTCAAGAACCTGCAGAATTTCGTTGGGGCACTGCGCGACAGCAATGTCCAGATCGTGCAGTTCGACAACCGGCTGGCCACACTCACCAGCGTGCTCGACGACAACAAGTCCGATCTGGACGCGGCGTTGACGGACCTGGCGAGCGCGGTCGGCGAGGTGCAGCGGTTCATCGAGGGGAGTCGTGACCAAACCGCGGAGCAGATAACGCGGCTGGCCGACCTGACGCAAGTACTCGTCGATAACCAGATGGCGTTGAAAAACGTTCTGCACGTGGCGCCGAACGCGCTGGCGAACGCCTACAACGACTACGACCCCGATGTCGGGAACATCCGCGGCGGGGTCGGAATCCAGAACTTCACCAATCCGACGTTTGCCTGGTGCTCGCAAATCGGGGCCATAGAGAACGCCACCGCCGTGGAGACCGGCAAGCTGTGCGGCTTGTACCTGAGCCCGGCGCTGAAGGTGTTCAACCCGAATTTCCTATTCAACTTCAACTATTTGCCGATTCCGGTCAACCCACTGCTATCCCCGGCGTTTGACCCGAAGAACGTCGTTTACACCGAGCAACGGCTGGCGCCCGGCGGCGAAGGACCGAAGCCGACGCCCCCCGAGCTGCCGCCGGCGGTGTCCGCGTATACCGGGCTGCCCGGCGATACACCGCCGGCACCGCCACCGCCGCCGCCACCGGCGCGGATACCGGGAGCGGCGATGCCCGAGCCCCCGCCGCCCAGCGTGCCGCCCGAGCCGCCGGCCGAACCGCCGCCGGGCCCGGCGAATGTGTCGGACATGCTGCTCCCCGGGGGAGGCCCGCAACCATGA
- a CDS encoding TetR/AcrR family transcriptional regulator translates to MDAALKLIADHGVGGTSLQMIADAIGVTKAAVYHQFKTKEQIVIALTERELGGLEEALEAAEAEDHPPRARELLLDRVIDLAVERRGAASTLQFDPVIVRLLAEHQPFQRFIERLYRVLVGDAGDDSRVLAAIMSGAIAVGVMHPLVAGIDDETLRCQLRRITRRLVDAAEANDGSAGSRRAKRRLTVAGD, encoded by the coding sequence ATGGATGCGGCCCTGAAACTGATCGCCGACCACGGCGTCGGCGGGACCTCCTTGCAGATGATCGCCGACGCGATCGGGGTCACCAAGGCGGCGGTCTACCACCAGTTCAAAACCAAAGAGCAGATCGTCATCGCGCTCACCGAACGCGAACTCGGCGGGTTGGAGGAGGCGTTGGAAGCCGCCGAAGCCGAGGATCACCCGCCGCGGGCGCGCGAGTTGCTGCTGGACCGGGTCATCGATCTGGCCGTCGAACGTCGCGGGGCGGCCAGCACCCTGCAGTTCGATCCGGTCATCGTCCGCTTGCTGGCCGAGCACCAACCGTTCCAGCGATTCATCGAGCGTCTCTACCGGGTGCTCGTTGGTGACGCCGGCGACGACAGCAGGGTTTTGGCGGCGATCATGTCGGGTGCCATCGCGGTCGGGGTGATGCATCCGCTGGTGGCCGGCATCGACGACGAGACGCTGCGTTGCCAGCTGCGGCGCATCACGCGCCGACTCGTCGACGCGGCCGAAGCCAATGACGGCTCCGCCGGCTCACGCAGAGCCAAGCGGCGGCTCACCGTGGCCGGAGATTAA
- a CDS encoding MCE family protein: MLTRFVRIQLAIFAIVGIVGVIVMALWYIQAPTLLGIGKMTVTLKLPATGGLYRFSNVTYRGVQIGKVTAIGLTRDGAKATLSLDTSPKIPADLQAQVLSISAVGEYYVDLRPRTDSPPYLHDGSIIAVNDATIPQPIGPVLDQTSTLINSIPQGKLSTLLDESFQAFNGAGYDFGSLFDSSAQVSGDLNGVADRARNLTDDTGPFLDAQAQTADSIRTWARSLAGVTGQLSRNDPQIRTLLEKGPGAFDEASRLLDQIKPTLPVLLANLTTIGQIGVTYHASLEQVLVLLPPFTAAIQSFIGIKAPDGLAKGAFNLIISDPPACTVGFLPPSQWRTPADTRVVDTPNGLYCKLPQDSPIGVRGARNYPCMGQPGKRAPTVEICESDKPFQPLAMRQHVFGTYPLDPNLIAQGIPPDDRVNWNRERIFGPVEGTPLPPGAVPRGTPPGAPLPPAPLNPATMGAVSPIAPIDEPSPPAGARAPAAPAAPSVAPSAFGRGEPQPGPSISTAQYDPRTGSYVAPDGQVYRQSDLVAKKAPKTWKDMFAI; the protein is encoded by the coding sequence ATGCTAACCCGTTTCGTCCGTATCCAATTGGCGATCTTCGCGATCGTGGGCATCGTCGGTGTCATCGTCATGGCGTTGTGGTACATCCAGGCACCGACGCTGCTGGGCATCGGCAAGATGACGGTCACGCTGAAACTGCCCGCCACCGGTGGGCTGTATCGCTTCAGCAACGTGACCTATCGCGGGGTGCAGATCGGTAAGGTGACCGCGATAGGGCTGACCCGCGATGGCGCCAAAGCCACTCTCTCCCTTGATACTTCACCGAAGATCCCCGCGGACCTGCAAGCTCAGGTGCTCAGCATTTCGGCGGTGGGCGAGTATTACGTCGATCTGCGTCCACGCACCGACTCACCGCCTTACTTGCACGACGGTTCGATCATCGCCGTGAACGACGCGACGATTCCGCAGCCGATCGGTCCCGTGCTCGACCAGACCAGCACCTTGATCAACAGCATTCCCCAGGGCAAGCTCAGCACCCTGCTCGACGAGTCCTTCCAGGCATTCAACGGCGCCGGTTACGATTTCGGATCGCTGTTCGACTCGTCGGCCCAAGTCTCGGGTGATCTCAACGGCGTTGCCGACCGCGCGCGGAACCTGACCGACGACACCGGTCCCTTCCTCGATGCGCAGGCTCAGACCGCCGACTCGATCCGAACGTGGGCGCGCAGCCTTGCCGGTGTCACCGGGCAGCTGTCGCGGAACGACCCGCAGATCCGCACCCTGCTGGAAAAGGGGCCCGGCGCCTTCGATGAGGCGTCGCGGCTGCTCGACCAGATCAAACCGACGCTGCCGGTGCTGCTCGCCAACCTCACCACGATCGGTCAGATCGGCGTGACCTACCACGCTTCGCTCGAGCAGGTTTTGGTGCTGCTGCCGCCGTTCACCGCGGCGATTCAGTCGTTCATCGGCATCAAGGCCCCGGACGGGCTGGCCAAGGGCGCCTTCAATCTCATCATCAGCGATCCGCCCGCATGCACGGTCGGCTTCCTGCCGCCGAGTCAATGGCGTACCCCCGCAGACACCCGCGTCGTCGACACACCGAACGGGCTGTACTGCAAGCTCCCGCAGGATTCACCCATCGGAGTGCGCGGCGCCCGCAATTACCCCTGCATGGGGCAGCCCGGAAAGCGTGCGCCGACCGTCGAAATCTGCGAGAGCGACAAGCCATTTCAACCGCTGGCGATGAGACAGCACGTCTTCGGCACCTATCCACTGGACCCGAACCTCATCGCGCAGGGCATCCCGCCGGACGACCGCGTCAACTGGAACCGCGAGAGAATCTTCGGGCCGGTGGAGGGAACGCCGCTTCCCCCGGGAGCGGTTCCGCGGGGAACGCCGCCGGGCGCACCGTTACCGCCGGCGCCGCTGAACCCCGCGACGATGGGGGCGGTGTCGCCCATAGCGCCGATCGACGAACCGTCTCCCCCGGCCGGTGCCCGCGCGCCGGCGGCGCCGGCCGCGCCTTCCGTGGCGCCCAGCGCGTTCGGACGCGGCGAACCGCAGCCCGGTCCGTCGATATCCACGGCCCAGTACGACCCGCGCACCGGCAGTTATGTCGCCCCGGATGGCCAGGTTTATCGGCAATCGGACTTGGTCGCGAAAAAGGCTCCCAAGACGTGGAAGGACATGTTCGCGATCTGA
- a CDS encoding MCE family protein, whose protein sequence is MSGSRAMIIKFGVFAIVMVLLTVFLFFIFGQYTTGATNGYSAVFSDVSRLKTGQTVRVAGVRVGTVNSVSLRPDKKVLVKFDADRSVVLTTGTRAVIRYLNLVGDRYLELVDGPGSTKVLPAGAEIPIDRTAPALDLDLLLGGLKPVTQGLNPQDVNALSAALIQVFQGEGGTLQSLLSETSSFSNALADNNQTVQGLIDNLNTVVGTVDQEGTKFSGAIDRLEKLISGLSQDRDTIGAAITALDNGTASIADLLGRARAPLAGTVDQLNRLAPLLDKDKNLLDASLHKLPNDYRKLTRLGAYGAWFPYYLCGLALRVSDLQYRTVEVGIKHQITGRCAEPKDGE, encoded by the coding sequence ATGAGCGGTTCACGCGCGATGATCATCAAGTTCGGGGTCTTTGCCATCGTGATGGTCCTGTTGACGGTGTTCTTGTTCTTCATTTTCGGCCAGTACACAACCGGTGCGACGAACGGGTATTCGGCGGTTTTCTCGGATGTGTCGCGGCTGAAGACCGGGCAGACGGTGCGGGTGGCCGGGGTCCGGGTGGGCACGGTCAACAGCGTCTCGTTGCGGCCGGACAAAAAGGTGCTGGTGAAATTCGACGCCGACCGCAGCGTCGTGCTCACCACGGGCACCCGGGCCGTCATCCGCTACCTGAACCTGGTCGGTGATCGCTATCTTGAGCTCGTCGACGGTCCCGGATCCACGAAGGTGCTGCCGGCCGGAGCGGAGATCCCGATCGATCGCACGGCGCCGGCCCTCGACCTCGATCTGCTGCTCGGTGGATTGAAACCGGTTACCCAGGGCCTGAATCCACAAGACGTCAACGCGCTCAGCGCAGCACTCATCCAGGTTTTCCAGGGCGAGGGCGGAACGCTGCAGTCGCTGCTGTCGGAGACGTCCTCGTTCTCCAATGCGTTGGCCGACAACAACCAGACGGTGCAGGGGCTGATCGACAACCTGAACACCGTGGTGGGCACCGTCGACCAGGAGGGCACCAAGTTCTCGGGCGCCATCGACCGTCTTGAGAAGTTGATCAGCGGCCTGTCGCAGGACCGCGACACCATCGGCGCCGCGATCACCGCCCTGGACAACGGAACTGCATCGATCGCGGATCTGCTGGGCCGCGCCCGCGCGCCGTTGGCCGGCACCGTCGACCAATTGAATCGGCTGGCCCCGTTGCTGGATAAGGACAAGAACCTTCTCGACGCTTCGCTGCACAAGTTGCCCAACGACTACCGCAAGCTAACGCGGCTGGGTGCCTACGGCGCCTGGTTCCCCTACTACCTGTGCGGACTGGCGCTGCGTGTGTCCGATCTGCAATACCGGACAGTCGAAGTCGGCATCAAGCACCAGATCACCGGAAGGTGCGCGGAGCCGAAGGATGGCGAATGA
- a CDS encoding cytochrome c oxidase subunit 3 family protein, with protein MTDLAGADVARDANKPARFVPGQPDMWAFVLFETLVFTAYFGFYLFYRTQSPGLFLRSQAQLDLRIGVFNTLVLLLSSWSVARCVQASRAGAYRPALKDAFLTALFGLVFLGSKVFEWARQIRMGNGLTSNDFFTYYFFLTGIHFVHLLIGFVVLGVAVYQLWSPVRRSQELVETCATYWHTVDFLWVLIFALLYVVR; from the coding sequence ATGACCGACCTCGCCGGAGCCGACGTGGCACGAGACGCGAACAAGCCCGCCAGGTTCGTGCCGGGCCAGCCGGACATGTGGGCCTTCGTGTTGTTCGAAACACTGGTTTTCACAGCATATTTCGGCTTCTACCTGTTCTACCGAACCCAAAGCCCCGGACTCTTCCTGCGCTCCCAGGCGCAGCTCGACCTGCGCATCGGGGTCTTCAATACCCTTGTGCTGCTCCTGAGTTCGTGGTCGGTGGCGCGATGCGTGCAGGCGTCGCGCGCCGGTGCCTACCGTCCGGCGCTGAAGGACGCCTTCCTCACCGCCTTGTTCGGTCTGGTGTTCCTCGGTTCCAAGGTGTTCGAGTGGGCGCGGCAGATCCGCATGGGCAACGGCCTTACCAGCAACGACTTCTTCACCTACTACTTCTTTCTCACCGGGATCCACTTCGTGCACCTGCTGATCGGCTTCGTCGTCCTCGGCGTTGCGGTGTACCAACTTTGGAGTCCCGTGAGGCGATCCCAGGAGCTGGTCGAAACGTGCGCCACCTACTGGCACACCGTCGACTTCCTCTGGGTGCTCATCTTCGCGCTACTGTACGTGGTGAGGTGA